The sequence aaactaattcatgcatttgttacttcaagattggactactgtaattctttattattgggctgtcctacatattctctgaaaagccttcagttgatccaaaatgctgcagccagagttttgacgagaactaacagcagagatcatatttctccagttttagcttctcttcattggctccctgttaaattcagaatagaatttaagattcttctcctcacatataaagctcttaatgaccgagctccatcatatcttaaagatctcattgtaagatattttcctaacagagcacttcgttcccaaactgcaggtttacttgaggttcccagagtttctaaaagtagaatgggaggcagagccttcagttatcaggcccctctattgtggaataagctgccagtaaatgtccgggaagcagacaccctttccacttttaagaccaggcttaaaactttcctttttgataaagcttatagttagggatggctcaggtgatcctgaaacatcccatagttaagctgctataggcctagactgctggggggcctcatctgacacacctttcctcactttactctctttatgtatatgtgatattattgtggtcattaactcgtgtttccctgttccaacagatatcctttgaatggtgttacagtgccgccgtcgcggtggccccctgcccccctcccccccccctttttctgtcttctcaaaccccagctggtcgaggcggatggccacccttcctgagtctggttctgccagaggtttcttcctgttaaaagggagtcgtttctctccacagtcgcctcaggcacgccgctcaggccgggagattggaccgaaaaacaaaaagttttcagtgcaatctgttggttttcttagctaggaaattgtttttgaattggctctatatgaacgaattggattattttatgaattatgattattattaattaattgaattccaattggcttgaattggacttactatctaagtgccttgagatgacatttgttgtatttggcgctatataaataaaaatgaattgaattgaattgaatgtgcaaaagtgttgtttaaGTTCATTCTTCATTGTTCAttaccttttaatttgtttgaaataaatgcttgaaacaacttgatatggcttaacaatgtttattaacagaacaggaaaaaagaataagggcgcaaggtgcagaatgcaatatacctctaggaaaagttaacagtgcaaaagaacatgtgtgcattcagtataaaaattataaaaaattccagcatgtaaacattgacaacaagcaataataataaaataatactgttactagtgcaaaagaacaaaaaaacactattcagcacaagaagagcaaaaccatggcgtgtcagcggagggtctgtccacaagccccacacaactgaagtgataccactggactgggtaagtggaggctcagagtctccgtgaatgcaggacctgtaaaataaataaagttaaataaactaaacagtaaaaagcatttatttcaagttacagtctacactttagacacattgataatggctgtaatctaaccaggacatgtacaccttgcattcaaaatgttaatggcttaaatctaaccaggaatgtacgccttgcaattacacataagtaccctagccaacccaaaactggtttgttcactttgcagcccccaacacccaacacaataacttgctacagtatgtgtcgttgggctaaaatcaaatgacaactaaataccaataagctttagcatacatcaaaacattggatacgtttgtgtacattgaacatctcgttaatctagtgtttacaaaacaagtcgcagttaattacgttgtcattttggtcaagaagtgtctaaatgcaatgtaattacaacacactaaaatgcatgacaagaaccttacctttgccagtacaacgctgttatcatcaccagagccacctggaggcttgtagatggccaagtcctgtacccagccacagcagaaagtctcgtacaattccaaagatttgtgacttttaaactcctgcatagtgtagtaacttacaccaaagacaagataattgactatgtccatatactgtatgtgcacggaggtaactggtctctgtgccattctgctgcagggagctcgtaaggatcaatattttggatgctggacagtttctccaaataccgctgccttgcgcttgtaataagcttgtccctgtaaggtcccttttctttcgccttatctctctccattgctttgctttctttcttttgtattcgtctctgccctgccgaaatgacaaatgcgggaagatatccgttaagttaatggcgttgcccctggcaaccaatagattcttctgccaacatggccgaccggagtcacatgactcctcattctcaataggattgcaggtaagatttttttttttttttaaattatagttacaattacaatgttaacattcagagtaagatactcattgcatcgtattacaggtttccccaatgtcattggtgcagtggactgcacacacatcaaaataaaatccccctcaggtggccatgagggggattttgtgaacaggaaaaacttccacagcatcaatgtacaggtgaacatgacttttgataaagttgattaatgaacactgtacattgcctgtgatgtgcattaattggtttaacatcttatcatttcagatggtctgcaatgctaactatttgatcagtaatgttgtggcaaagtggcccggctcggtccacgactcctgagtgtttcggaactcagagatctatcgccgcctatcacaaggtgagccacagaacctctattgataaccacttttaacatcatggctgtgttaagactgtcactacttatgaggttgtgatggtaacattttgtattcacaggtgaattcctgggtgtattgctgggtgacagagggtatgcctgccagccttttctgctcactccatttgcagaccctctggaggcacaactggcatacaaccatgcccatgccaaaacaagggcccggatagaaatgacatttggcctactgaaggcacgctttcagtgtctgcacCACctgagtcagcccagacagggcaggtgatatcattgtggcctgtgctgtcctccagaatgtggcctgcctgagaaaggagagggcccccagagtgccagctctcatagactgggacattcctgccatcttcccggatgacgactgtggtcggctggtcagagaccaatatgtgttaaattattttaattaatatgcatgttgatttaagtcGGGCCTGCAATgacagaggaatttttgttaggtttttgtgctgtataggcaaggcaattttatttgtatagcccatttttacaaacagtttgtctcaaactgcatgctttgattctgtgctttttgtcttgtagagcactgtgtgacttcagttttgaaaggagctgatggtttacttgctttgattcatccttgttcaataaaggaacatcatggtactctctaatgtgtatttatatttatatggtgatgtactttatgtgtagtctgtgggaaactaaattatctagtggttcatctaaaatcatcagttatctaaaatgatttcaattttgatcacaaatgtttcaataatgatagtgggtatagttaaatgttttaacaatatgttctaggcagtggaataaatattggtttgttGGTTTCcaattgtggcgaccgctgactgagataaggaatgagattaaatagatcctggaacttagcctggtctagagcaggctagcttcacagaataaatctccatggtaacttacgtctgaacatatcccacttccctcatcctacttttgtgcaaccggatcacggataagttgatccaggatagccaacatatccccgcttaatcccttatcctactttagtgcaacgggccccaggatAAGAGAAGCAAGGAAAAACGTTTACTTGCCCAACACATCGCAAGTTTAATAACCATTcgcgttttattttgaaagtgttGACCGGAagtttgttttacattatccTGACTGAGAGGGCAAGATGGCGATGTCCATGAGGAGGACGCTTGTAGCCCTCCACAGAGTAACATTTAACAGGTTGAAGGTACTGTCTCCTTTAATAGGCTTACACGCATACAGTCAAAATGCTGAAGAAAGAGGGCCTTTTTTCCCGCTTGTTATGAACTCTGACGGGGATTAGCTCCACTGACGTTAGCTGTCTGCCAGGACGTGAACAGCCACATAAATTCTCAGGAGTGCTaaacggtggtgtggtggttagcactgttttCTGGCAGCAAGAAGCTCCCTGGTTTCTTATCTCCCAGGTTTCTTTCCGtcaggagtttgcatgttctgtgCACGGCGGATACTCCGGCTTCCTTTCTACTATACGTCCTCCCGAGTTTTTAGTTCTCATATGAAATTACACAACCTAGGTCAGGACTTTTAGCAAGTCCCAAGACTTGACACAACACAGtgtagagacaaacgagactcGGAGTTAAACAGTGATGGTCTCAAAAGTAGATTTTTGGTATTTCTTCTTTCTGGAAGATTAGAGGCACAGAACAGGGGGAACAGATTCTGTCAACCCCAAATGACACAGTGAAATTAACGCATTTCAGGCTCCAGAGTACAAGGTGAGCCAGGGCAATTTCCCCATTGCTTAGTATTCTTTCCTTTTACATGGAAGggacagaaacagaagaagaaccaAGAAGAACTGTGTCATCAAAAGCTGAAAGTGTTCGAGCATCATAGGTGTTCGGCAACTTGGTGTAAATTTATAAATCGTTTGAACACTTATCTGTTAGTTAAACTTATTTGTCCTCTCCTGCTCAGAATGCTGACACCTCCCTGGATGTGCAGCATCCCGGTCCACTTTTTTTGCAAGTCCGGACCAAGAAGAGGTACTTCATCCCTCCAGTTGTGGGATTAAAGGGGAAGAGGACGGAGGACCCAGAGGCCAAGGCTAAAGCGGCTGGCATCGTCTTCCGACAGCAGTACTTTGAGAGGCCCATCAATGTTGCCTGCACGGGTAATGTGTTCGTGTTTGAGTGCGTGCGTGGTACTAATGCTTGCGTGTAAATGTCTCCGTGTCAGTTGGGTATTTGACATTATGTACCATGAATGTTATGTTGAAATAATACTGATTGTCAAATCATATCTTCATATTTCACTTACGTCTTTGCGTAGAACTGATGCTGGGTAATTAGACAGCAGTTACAAATTGAAACGAATAATTCTGAAAAGTTTACCCGACTGGAAGGTACATAGTGATTGATCGGTCATGTCCCGTTGTCTTCATTAGCGGGAGTCTTTGACCCCTACATCCCTCCAGAAGGTGATGCTCGTCTCTCCACTCTGTCCAAAGAAGGCCTGAAACAACGAACTGAGCAGATACGACAGAGCGCCACCTCGCAGCTAGCGTAAGATTGTTTCTGCTCTCTCTTTGTGTCATTCTTCTGTCGATACTTTTCTTGTCCAATCCTGGATCTTTCAGGAGATGACTAACGCTCCTGTTGGTGAGGGGAACACCTCATTAACCTTTTTTTCCTCACcaaaaagcactttgaatatGATGATTTACGTGTGTATTATGTTTGTGTCGTTCCAGGATTCGTAAAATCAAAGAGCATGACTCTCAGTTCTCAACAAAGGCCTTTGCAGAGCAAGCTCAAGAGATCTTTACTGAGGCTCACAATGCTCTGACACAGTAAGGAATGCAACATCTCATTAAAGCAACTGACACAGCtcaacacactctcacacacgcaGTGAGACATTTGTCATGGAAGTGTGATAGACTGAATCTGCCATCGGCTGCACAGATAAAATTATCTTCACAAttcttataaaaaaaacaagctaaacTGACGAACCGATTAGTAATTTCTGATAATCTAAATGGGTCAGTCTTCATCTGCTCTATCACTTCATTTTTCTGTAGCTCTGGGATTTTGCGCTACATTTTGATTTGTTATCATTATGAGGCACATGACAGCCCAGCAGTGCAGAAGCCAGCAGCAGTGTGTAATAGCCAGTATCTGCAGCAGAACATGCTGATTAATGGTGATGGCCAAGGTCTTCATGTTGTTGATTAAAAAGCAGTCAGTGTTGAACCAGTAcaaatcattttgttttatttcggactcaaaacagaaaacattccACAAACTTCCAATTAAAAGCCTGCTTCAGTTTGAGGTCATTTTTTTCTCACACTAGATCTGTTTCAGTGGAACTGAACACAGCGACTCTGTGTGTCGTATGCTTCCTGTTTAATTTATGGTGTGAAAAACTGTGCATTGTGATGGTATTTTTAGTTCTGCCCAACAGAGAAAGCACCCAAATAAAAAGACTCTGTTGCATTTTCACCAAATTAGGTTGTGTAACGAGATAAGGGAGTTTAGCTCGTTTACTACCATCGAAATATAATTTTCTCCAGTTAGGAGATTATTCACAATAATCTAAAACCTTTCAACTCTTTTAACAACCTTCTGACTCAAATAAGGTATGTCCTGGGTCATGTATGAATAAGTTTTCAGTTGAGCATTAAAAGTAAATAGTTTTAAATCGATGGTAAATGCATGACTCATGTACTGCTTCACAATTTGTCGCTTATTCCCTCAGTGACACACACTACTTCATTTACCACAGCCTCAATGACTTAAAGACGCTCTCACTCTGCTTTTAAAGCTTTTGAACATTCTTTGTCTTCACCAGAGGATGTGTATGCTCAGTATGTGTGAACTTGAAAATGGAATCGGTAAAAGCTACTAAACAGAACAATATCTTTTCACCGGGATTTATTTTCTTGATCAAACTCACCTCTGGCTCTCAAGAGGAAGCTGaacatttgctgctttttttttttttttacaggttcAATAAGGAGAAGCTTCACTCACTGGTTACAGAAAGGTGTTATCCTGTAAGTTCTTGCTCTAAAAGTTGCAAAAGTTTCTTCAGTTTAATTAGCTCTTGAGCTCTATGCCATCTCTCCTCTGTGCTGTGTCCAGGAGATGACCCGGGGTAACCGTTACAAGACAATCCACTGGAAGTTTGTCGAGTCTCTGGAAGTACCCAGAGTTGTTCATGCCCGCTGCCCTGACATGGTGACCAAAGGCAACTTGTACGGGCAGGTGACAGTCCGTATGCACTCTAAGCAGGTGTGACTTTTATGGTTTTGAGTTTTCTCCATTACAGTCCAATACCAAACCTGCAGTGCTGTGCCTGTATGCAAACAAATAGAACAAGTTTTAGCTTTATTCCAAAAGCTCATTGATGTTGGAATGCACACATTTTTACTTAGAATTTGCTCCCATTCTGGGTTCGATGCCTTTGGCATCCACTGACTCATCAATTCTTCTGCTattcagcttttttcttttacttgtgTATAATTTGTTTGTGTACCTGCACTGCTGTTTGCTTCAAACTTTCCCTTGAAAGACAAATACAGTACCGTCAGCAACACTGCATTGAAGAAACTCACTCCCCAGTACAGCCATTTTGTAGAGGTGCTGCATttacagtcaaaaaaaaaaaaaaagccatgagAAGTTTCAGGGGTTTGTATTTAAAGTTCTAATCAGGATTTCAATCACAGAATGCCCCGCTTTCTGCCTGTTTTGCTTTGCAGACTCTTTCCATCTATGACCGCTTCGGACGGCTGTTGCTGGGCAGTGAGGAGCAGCCGAAGGACGTCTTGGAGTACCTGGTCATAGAACGGCACCTCATCAACCCCTATGGCAGATGGCGGTTACACGCAAAAATTGTGCCATCTTGGGCTCCTGCCAAGGACCCAGTTGTTAAGGTGATCCTCTACTATTCATCACTGCCAACTCTGATCTTTTCATAAGAAAAAGGGCTAAGGTTTGGAAATTGAAGAAATATTTTATCAACTGGCCAGTGCACACTTCATTTCATTGATGACATGGACAAATTTAATGGCGTATGTTGGGTGTTTCGGGCTTTTTGatgcatttttctttattatacCTTTGTAtatcctctttaaatggcccATGTTTTCTCATAGAGATATTGTGACGGATCAAATTCTGCTTCAGACCTGGTGTATAAGTAACACTCTTTTCAGGGGCTTGTTGTAGACAAGACATGCTGCTTGTTTTAGCATTCCTTGTTCTTTATTAGGTTGATGATGGCCTTATAGGTTGAATGTTCTGCATCACTGTCAAACATTTAGATACTATGGAATATGGAAAGTGTCTAAAAAAGATGGTGAGATTTGTGGACCATCTTAAGTAACAGCAGGGTTGATTCTACAAAGCAGATTTTGGACGCTTCACTTGCATTTGTATAGGGATGGAAGACAAAATCTCCAAACATGGACAGATACAGCTTAACATTGCACACTACATGAAACTTTAGgtataaaagaaaatatggaCTTTTAATGATATTGAGATTATTTTGATTAACTCAAAAATATCTCTTACAAAAAGACTACAATAAGGCAGCTTGATGTGCTGAAAAGCTATTTgggaaaacatttaaataatagATCATCTACACCAAAACACTGAAAGTAGTATACATTTGGTCAGAGTGAGATTGGAGCAGAAGATAACGTGCAGATACCTTGTATGTAgccatgttgtgtttgtgagTCAATCTGCTGCGCCTCAGATTTCCCTGACAGATGGAGCGGTTTGTTGCCTGGAAATGCTTTCTTATTGTTCACACGTTCAGATAAACATCAAATTGGTGCCAGTAGTGCACCGCATGCTTAAATCCCCTCTTTTGCCATTTTGTGAGTGTCAAACGTATGAAATAAGAGCGTATTGTGACAGAGTCTTCTTACTTGGCATTTAATAGCAGTAAAACGGTTCATGTTTAATTTCCTGAACTACAGCAATATGCAAGAACATTAAACCTGCCTTACTACTATTGTATAGGTTTCCTCCTTTCTGCCACAACAACCCAAACCCATGGGGGCACGGACACAGGACGTCTGTCATGGTTATAATATTGTGGCTGATGTCTGCTTGAAGGGCAGAGTTATGTCCAGTTTATGCATAAACTTAACTATGTATATGTTTTAGAATACTGATTCCCCTTTAATTTCCTACAGTGTGACTCAGCAGAAACTCACCTGTGCtcttctcactctttcagacgGTCTGCATTCCTGGTCCAGAGCTGAAGCCATGGCAAGAATTTGACACCCTCAATTATGAAGTTCCCAAACCAGCAGCAGTGCAGTGGTATAAATAGACCACCAGGGGGCACTGCTGTTTAGTTTAAATCACCATAGGACATTGTAAAGCTTTGCCCAGGGTGTTGAATCAAGAAAGGAAACCAAGCTTCCTTTTACCACTCTGTGCTGTTTGAGAAAGTTTTTGGCTGTTGAGACGCTCACAGCAGCAGGTGAGTTTAGAGAAATAACCGTCTGTGTTCTGAAGCCATTTAAGCTGCATTTTTATCAACAACAGTTGTATTCAAGGTTTATGTTGTTCTGTTTTTCACATGAGACAAATTTAATCGGCATGTGTGAGAAATAAAATGCGTGTGTCTACAGAAACTTAATGGTTTATTTCTGTGATGAATATACTGCATGGTGACATGcggaattacaaaaaaaaatgtctcccaCCTACTTTCTCTCACACCAGTACATGTCAGTTCCTGTCATGGATAGTGTTACAACAATTAATCTTTTCTACACAACAGTTACTCATTAAAAATCATACAAATATGCAAAATTACCTACATAACTGGGTTGcccaatttattaaaaaaaaaaaaaaaaaaaagtctatatTGTAACAGTGATTGAAACAAATGTTTCAGACTGACACTGCATCAGGAAAACTGTACACCACCACAACTGAATTTGCATAATAATTGCTCGTATGGACATTAGTAACATCACTAGAAAATCTGACTGTAATTCCATTACCAGTTCCAACATTTTGCAATATAAGCTTTGGATAAAGACAGTGCAAAGAATCATGCCTCGGAACTTAAAATAATATGCATTTATGTCAGACAGTGTAATGTTGGATCCCCTTTTAATgtatagaaatatatatatatatatatgtgtgtgtgtctttctttttttagtaaGAGATGTTAATGCTTTCATTCATAAGGATTTCCACATTTCAGTACTTCAAAGAATGTCAATATTAGTGTGGTGCCAAACAAAATTACAACTTCTCTTCAATAAATGATAGTAATATTGTCTTCCGAAAGAATAGTTGACAAAAAAATCAAGTCAACCTAAAAAGAAATAGATGTGGAACATGGTCACATTTTCTTAAGCGTTTTcaaaaaaagctgcattcatacatttttatttatttatttattttatttttttgcaattGTCGAACATTTGTTGCAGCCATTTTTGTGTTTCCATTGATAATCACACCGTCCATTTTAGTCTGTTGTCCAATCCACTCGTTCTAAAATTGTGCAAATGGCGTTTTATATGGATCAAGTCTTTTCTGATATAGAAAAGACTTAAAGGGGTatacattttttccttttttttatgcttatagagctttatttttgtttagtttttggcAATTATTccataaatgttttttaaagtgtaaagtccttttttttttttacattttaactgAATCAAAACTAGAATTTAATCAAGAATTCTGACGCTTAACCTTTAAAGACCAGATGCAAATTTTGTGTATCACCCTCAAGCACAATTTGATAAGGGACACATCGCAGTATATTTTCTATTTATGAATATTTGATATTTACAATAGTGGCCAAGATAATAAGCTCTCAAATGGTTTTTAGCTTTACATTTCTTTTGGCATCAAAAGCTTATAATAGTGGGCTTTGTAAACACTGACAATTTGTCAAGTTTTccagaaaatatatttttgatgAGGTTTTCAAAGACTGCTTAAGGGTGTTCCTCTGGTCTTAATGTGTTAAGctaaaaatagtttaaaaagcTTAAGATTTGCAACCATTGTGATTATTCCACTGTGAAAAAAGTCTTCTCAGAAAACTGTTGACTGATTGAAATTTGATTGAATTTATCTCATGTGAGCTGTTTAAGATTAGCGTTTATTCTACAAAGTCCATGTGCTGCATTTATGATGTTGAGCTCTTCTGATTTAAGTTCAGACTTCGGTATGGACTC is a genomic window of Odontesthes bonariensis isolate fOdoBon6 chromosome 4, fOdoBon6.hap1, whole genome shotgun sequence containing:
- the mrpl45 gene encoding large ribosomal subunit protein mL45; the protein is MAMSMRRTLVALHRVTFNRLKNADTSLDVQHPGPLFLQVRTKKRYFIPPVVGLKGKRTEDPEAKAKAAGIVFRQQYFERPINVACTAGVFDPYIPPEGDARLSTLSKEGLKQRTEQIRQSATSQLAIRKIKEHDSQFSTKAFAEQAQEIFTEAHNALTQFNKEKLHSLVTERCYPEMTRGNRYKTIHWKFVESLEVPRVVHARCPDMVTKGNLYGQVTVRMHSKQTLSIYDRFGRLLLGSEEQPKDVLEYLVIERHLINPYGRWRLHAKIVPSWAPAKDPVVKTVCIPGPELKPWQEFDTLNYEVPKPAAVQWYK